The genomic DNA ATAATTTTGAAAACACGATCCAATCCGTCAAAAACTCGATTGTACATTTCTCTAATTCCGCCGCTTATCAAATAACTAACAGGTCGCGTTGCATCCTAGTTGGACACTCACGACACTGTAAGCTGTAAGCCCTAGGCTCCATTAGGGAAGCGATCCAGTATggtaaagaaatggaaaagactCGTGTGGGCCTGCTCAATAAAACTGGATTTGCACctcgtttgaacttctgaagttcttaCGATCCAAACAGTGACATGTCTATTGAGACGATTTTCTTACTGAAGCAGTCTCGCTGATATAAAAATCGCAGCAGGTGTATAGTCTAGgcgaaaaagcaataaaaaaaaaaaggatccacAGCTGGTAGGTCAACTTGGTTTAACGAACCACAAACAACAGAAGAACTGAAAGAAAATCGACTTTGATAAGTAAGATGACATAATAAATGCGCATCAATTGATGGAAAATCTTTACAACAATAACGTAGATAAACTTCTAGTCACGAACTACAAGACTATCAACTGAAAAGGTATAAAGGTTCCTATATTCACAGTGGTAAGGCTTCTGGTCAATGGCACTGCCATACTTAGATATTTACCTGCATAGgttcttttctttaatataaataagtataagAAAAAGTTTTAGACACTATCTTTTCAAGACTGGATTGCAAACAGCTGCAATACAACCGAATTAAGTTTAACATAAATCTAACTTCCCGGTCCCTTTGGTGTTCTGATGACAAGAGTTGAAATCACGATACTACCAACAATTCAGAATCCGATGGCATTGGTCGTAAACTTTTGTCTACGTTCACGTCGTGATACTGACTCtttcttattattgttttcaATTTCTGAATATGCTAAAATAACATCCAAATATCCAACATCATAAAAAGGCCATACCCagtattatacaaataaaaataacttcacACCcagcattaaaagaaaaaacatcacTGTACCCAGAAGCGGCCTTCGTGCGATTGTGCCCAGACGAGTTTTGGCATCTTCCTTTCCAACATTGAATTTCAAAACGAcgaataaaaattttttctaaCAGTACGATATGGCTTATACAAATCCAGCCAGGTAACACTGAATCAAGATTCGGTTATCAGAAACAGAAAACGGAAAAGCTACATGCTTTGAGGGTGGCAAATAACCTGCAGAACAATAACTTCCTGATTATCTACGTTCTACTCGGCCTGTTTCAATTACTGTTGCTGGAACCAAAAATAACATTAACCTCGGACACTGATGCCAAGGTAGCCTACCTAACAGACATCGCAAGCAATATAAAAACAGTCctcacagacgagagagagagagagagagagagagagagagagagagagagagagagagagagagagagagagaagttaacagCACTGTGAAGTGTCCTTCGATTGTAATACTGATCTGAAATCAATTCGTTATTCATGACTGATAACAAGCAAGTTAAAAAGAGAACTTCATAACCATCCCACTAGCTAATTACATGGACATCCATAATAATCAAGAAGACTGTACcattaggattatatatattcaaaataccgAAAACGACTAAacatatgaattttaaaaattcaatgcatTTAATTACTCTGGTCTACCACGAAAGCAACGTCCCCTTTGCATCCGTGAAGATCCTttgaaggaatctggaaaaaggatGTTGGCAAGCTGAAAGAAAGCTGAAAGCTATCATCTTAATCTTCTATTACTGAAAGGGTAACGGCTTCTTGGCTGTAACTCAGTTACAGAAGCCTTCATGAAATACAAGAAATGAGGAGAGGATCATCCCGGAAACGCACGATGGATAAACCCGCTCAGTCACAAGGAAGGCAAGGTCACATGGGAGGAGCGAAACATCACCCTTGGCTGAAATTCGTATATAAGCCTCGACTGAAGTGTCCGATCCCATAGTCTCTTTGTGTCCTCTCAAAGCCTAAAATCCTCTTCCCAAAATACAACAGCAACTATGAGGGCTCTTGTCGTCTGTGGTAAGTCAAAAGATTCAACTGTGATTTATTTCACATAATACATTTTACAACTTTTAAATTATCACCTCAAAGAATAATCTTACCTGAAAAATGAATTATTCAAACAGAAAACTTTTcataattcaaaatgaaatacGCGTTAGCAGTAAACAAGCTAAACTATTTGAAGAATGGGGAATGTACCTTCTGTTTTATATGACCAACAACTAAGTTTATACACAAATAGTCACTCCATCATTCCATAATTACAAACGCATCTACATACACAAGTGCATATACCAAATTATATATGATGATCTTGAAAACCTGAAAAATACTTTTCTGAATAATActttaagagaaaatgttctctcCACAGCTCTTCTGGTCTCTGCAGCCGCTGATAAGCGTCCTCCAAGCAACGGCTATGGCCCTCCACCAAGCAGTGCTTATGGTCCCCCAAGGAATGCATATGGCGTAGATCCTGCAATTGAAGCCCTGGCTGGGAACATCCCTGGAGGTGGTGTCCCTGGAGAGGACTACCCTATCTTGGCCTCTGTCCCTGATACCGGATTCGACTGCAACGCCCAGAATGTCCCTGGATATTATGCTGACACTGATGCTGAAGCTGGCTGCCAGGCCTTCCACATCTGCCAGGACAGGCCCAATGGACGCCGTCAGCAGGACTCCTTCCTCTGCCCCAACGGCACCATCTTCAACCAACAGTACCTTGTCTGTGACTGGTGGTTCAACTTCGACTGCGCTGACGCTGAAGACTTCTACTCAGTAAATGAACTCATTGGAGTAGAGCCTTACGGATATGGGAATGGAAATGGTAACGGCAATGGCAATGGTAACAATGGCTATGGCCCTAATGGCAATGGAAATGGTAACGGCAACGAGAACAATGGATATGGatcaaatggaaatggaaatgggaaTGGCAACGTCAGCAATGGCTATGGCTCTAATGGCAACGGAAATGGTAATGGAAACAATGGTTCAAATGGAAACGGTAATGGTAATGGAAACAACGGTTATGCATCCACTGGAAACGGAAATGGCAAGAAGAATGGAAGGAAGAATGGTAATGGAAATGGTAAGAAGAATGGAAAGAAGAACGGCAACGGAAATGGAAAGAGGAATGGAaacaatggaaatggaaatggcaaCGGTTTTATCCCAAATGGAAATGGCGCAGCTTCTGCTTCTAGCAATGGCTTTGGAACTCAGTCTGCTCCTTCTGACTCCTCCTATGCAACTCTTTCTAAGTAAAATACATAAGGAATATGTATTTTACACTTGTGTATAATCGTCTTTAAACCGAAGATAATTCATGCACAGCTGACTTCACTCACCGCCGctccattattttattttgtttctctctgAAAACGATTCACCAACatctataaaatgtatatttttgtacaataaaCTATACAGAAGCTATACATGTTTGTAACATTTTCTTTACCAAATATCAATAGGTTACTGTGGTATACAATGAGAATGAAGAACTGCAAACTAAACACAAGAATAAATCTTGGAACTGAACAGAAAATACCATTGAcatttatgaaagaaataaattactgcATTTGAGGAATTACGCCCCAATAGTTCTTAACGGAAATTTTGAGTTCTGATCAAAGTGAATTAAGTCTTACACAAGAGATACAAACCTGATCTTATTATTTTATCTGTTATATTAATCTTATCTTACAAATCTGCCAGGGCAGACCTAGAAGAGGCCGTCAGTAGGACTCCCACCCCTGCTCAAACAGCCATCGTCAACTGACAGGACCTGGTCTGTAACTGGTGTTTCAGCTTCGACTGCATTGATGGTCGACTTCTAGTAGGTTAATACACTAGCGGGAGTTGAGCTCTGTGATTCAGATAATGGACACGACAACCATAATCAAACCGATACCAATGATGCAATGGTAATGATGCAATGGTAACAGTAAAGGAAGCAATGGTTATTTGCCCAACAGAAATGAAAATGgcaagataaaaggaagaaaatggtAAGGGAAAAGGAAACAGGAGGTAAATGGAAATGGAACAACTTCTCCTACTGGCAAAGGTTTTGTTACTACACTTGCACCCAGTCCCTGTTTCACACGGATCTCCTTCTATAGGAAAACTTATATTAGGTAACAAAATACTTTTCAATTCTGAATTATACTGATACTCCATTTTTCAGTTACTGAGGACTTGAACTTCTACATTCCAAAATTTCGGATTTCTGCCTATTAGTACTTTTAGCTGGCCTCTGAAAACTAATTCCAGCTAAAACATAAATACTTTTAGCTGGCCTCTGAAAACTAATTCCAGCTAAAACATGAAGACTTTTGCTGGCCTCTGAAAACTAATTCCAGCTAAAACATAAATACTTTTAGCTGGCCTCTGAAAACTAATTCCAGCTAAAACATAAATACTTTTAGCTGGCCTCTGAAAACTGATTCCAGCTAAAACATGAATACTTTTAGCTGGCCTCTGAAAACTAATTCCAGCTAAAACATGAATAATTTTAGCTGGCCTCTGAAAACTAATTCCAGCTAAAACATGAATACTCTTAGCTGGCCTCTGAAAACTAATTCCAGCTAAAACATGAATACTTTTAGCTGGCCTCTGAAAACTGATTCCAGCTAAAACATGAATACTTTTAGCTGGCCTCTGAAAACTGATTCCAGCTAAAACATGAATACTTTTAGCTGGCCTCTGAAAACTGATTCCAGCTAAAACATGAATACTTTTAGCTGGCCTCTGAAAACTAATTCCGGCTAAAACATGAATACATTTGGATAAGTACAACCGAAACGCAATTCTAAATGCTTACCAAAATATAAGATCTCGAAAAgtatatttttactaaaataaatatgaagtCTTTATCAACCTCATTATCAAAACGAAGACAAATTACGAACTGCCGGAAAAGCGTCAATTATGAAACTGACCAGGAATCAAACAATCTATCGATTTAACTGTTCTGTAAGCTACCATCAACTGAATCAATGTTGGCTGAATCGTTTCTCAGTATtgtatgtaaaaatgtaataGAAAAAGATACCTAAAAGGCAAAATGAAATTTGTCAGTGCTCCTGATAAGTACATATTCCCTTACAAAATAATAAGTTGAAccacaaatgtaaataaaagaaacaattttCCGAAATACTAAATAAAAGACTGCGAATATATAATCTGATTTGGTCGGGCAACAAAATGATCCACTTccagttattataatttttatatgcaaaatacaaATCAGCCATCTAATCATCCCTTCTTTGAATCATCATTCCAAGAGGAAGATGCTTTCAATTTTGCCCTGCTATCTCTAATGCATCTCACCCTGTACAGCATTACATTTTGATTTGTTTCTTGACTTCTCTTGGTATATTCCCCCTTTACCAAAAACTCTCGTATCCTCAACCTCTTCCTTGTCATCGGAGTTCACTCAACCACCTACTACTTCCCTCATCTGTCAACGAGAAACGTAATTTTCTTCATTCTGGTCAGTAAAACTCACAAAGCCATCATTATACATTTTACCTTGAAGCAATGAAGGTCACAAAATGATCACTATAGATTTAGCTTGAGGAAAATTTGCATGTTTtacatattactaatgtaaatcCAGTCTTTCAtcagagtttttctttatttc from Macrobrachium nipponense isolate FS-2020 chromosome 22, ASM1510439v2, whole genome shotgun sequence includes the following:
- the LOC135198717 gene encoding N66 matrix protein-like produces the protein MRALVVCALLVSAAADKRPPSNGYGPPPSSAYGPPRNAYGVDPAIEALAGNIPGGGVPGEDYPILASVPDTGFDCNAQNVPGYYADTDAEAGCQAFHICQDRPNGRRQQDSFLCPNGTIFNQQYLVCDWWFNFDCADAEDFYSVNELIGVEPYGYGNGNGNGNGNGNNGYGPNGNGNGNGNENNGYGSNGNGNGNGNVSNGYGSNGNGNGNGNNGSNGNGNGNGNNGYASTGNGNGKKNGRKNGNGNGKKNGKKNGNGNGKRNGNNGNGNGNGFIPNGNGAASASSNGFGTQSAPSDSSYATLSK